One window of the Eucalyptus grandis isolate ANBG69807.140 chromosome 8, ASM1654582v1, whole genome shotgun sequence genome contains the following:
- the LOC120287649 gene encoding LOW QUALITY PROTEIN: signal recognition particle receptor subunit beta-like (The sequence of the model RefSeq protein was modified relative to this genomic sequence to represent the inferred CDS: inserted 1 base in 1 codon): MEEGMERWKVQLEDWAGQLRELLHPCLQHVHQIPPAQLYAAIAVLSLTALFLLSLRLFKRKKSNTIVLAGLSGSGKTVLFHQLRDGSSHQGTVTSMEPNEGTFVLHSETSKKGKIRPVHVIDVPGHSRLRPKLDEVLPLAAGIVFVVDALDFLPNCRSASEYLYDXLTNASVVKKKIPICILCNKTDKVTAHTKDFIRKQLEKELDKLRASRSAISAADIANDFTLGISGEAFAFTQCHNRVTVAEASGLTGEIAQVEEFIREHVKP; encoded by the exons ATGGAAGAAGGGATGGAGCGATGGAAGGTGCAGCTCGAGGACTGGGCCGGCCAGCTCCGGGAATTGCTCCACCCCTGCCTCCAGCACGTCCACCAGATCCCCCCCGCCCAGCTCTACGCCGCCATCGCCGTCCTCTCCCTCACcgccctcttcctcctctccc TGAGGCTGTTTAAGCGGAAGAAGTCCAACACCATCGTGCTCGCGGGGCTCAGCGGGAGCGGCAAGACCGTCCTCTTTCATCAA CTGCGAGATGGATCTTCGCATCAGGGCACGGTCACTTCGATGGAGCCAAATGAGGGCACTTTCGTGCTGCACTCCGAGACCTCGAAG AAAGGCAAAATAAGACCTGTTCATGTCATTGATGTTCCTGGGCATTCTCGTCTGAGGCCCAAACTAGATGAGGTTTTGCCACTGGCTGCTGGCATAGTTTTTGTTGTTGACGCGCTGGATTTTTTGCCAAATTGCCGTTCAGCTTCCGA GTACCTGTATG ATTTGACAAATGCCAGTGTTGTCAAGAAGAAAATTCCCATCTGCATCCTGTGCAATAAGACTGACAAAGTGACTGCACATACTAAGGACTTCATTCGCAAGCAACTGGAGAAGGAACT TGACAAATTAAGGGCATCAAGAAGTGCAATATCAGCAGCTGATATTGCCAATGACTTCACCCTTGGAATATCGGGAGAAGCTTTTGCATTTACTCAGTGCCACAACAGGGTTACAGTCGCGGAAGCTTCTGGTCTGACAGGAGAAATAGCTCAAGTGGAAGAGTTCATTAGGGAACATGTAAAGCCCTAA